One Mercurialis annua linkage group LG3, ddMerAnnu1.2, whole genome shotgun sequence DNA window includes the following coding sequences:
- the LOC126672293 gene encoding uncharacterized protein LOC126672293: MYQVYQKLKVMRKELRTLNKTEFSNIEAKVKASKDLLGNLQKDLLLDPFNENLHGEERAVSNNLIKWMRWEENILRQKSRILWIKLGDQNSKFFHRSILQRQSRKKNLSLKLIDGSIETKKDKIQAEINGNVLDDNDRRELDSVVLNEEIKAVIFSIKDDKSLGPNGYSSDVFKSSWNIVGEDVTQAIMEFLNTCSMLRQTNSTIITLIPEKDSPEYIGDYKPIACCNVIYKGISKILTKRISRVLNKIINPCQYAFFPDRGGANRLYIPKQDYQLDHELHQDLYVLNNDQWENNWILFLRKRLMVHHTKTGSGFGYHKECRDIKLNHLCFADDMFLFSNADTQSIKIMKDTLESFIKFSGLAPKQSKSTIFFNGISEPLKMEILSLIGFTEGTLSVRYLGLPLVTTRLLKTHCNELINRITYRVSSWSSKSLSYAGRIQLINSVLMSMQIYWCSVFLLPKAVIQGVEAVCRNFLWNNQNTDRKGGLVSWKKICCNKCFGGLGIKYMITWNKAALIKHIWGLISLKPSLWATWVNANKLKRLSFWGIEKPYDSS; this comes from the exons ATGTATCAAGTGTACCAGAAATTAAAAGTTATGAGGAAAGAGCTGAGAACTCTTAATAAAACAGAGTTTAGCAACATTGAAGCTAAAGTGAAGGCCTCCAAGGATTTACTTGGTAACCTGCAAAAAGACTTACTGCTTGACCCCTTCAATGAGAATCTGCATGGTGAAGAGAGAGCTGTCAGCAACAACCTTATTAAATGGATGAGGTGGGAAGAGAACATCCTAAGGCAGAAATCTAGGATTCTTTGGATCAAGCTTGGAGATCAAAATTCTAAATTCTTCCATAGAAGTATTTTACAGAGACAGTCtaggaaaaaaaatttatccCTGAAGCTCATTGATGGGAGTATTGAGACTAAGAAAGACAAAATTCAAGCTGAGATT AATGGTAATGTTCTGGATGATAATGACAGAAGGGAGCTGGATAGTGTGGTTCTGAATGAAGAAATAAAGGCAGTTATTTTCTCCATTAAAGATGATAAAAGCCTAGGGCCAAATGGTTACAGCAGTGATGTCTTTAAGAGTAGCTGGAATATAGTTGGAGAGGATGTTACTCAGGCTATTATGGAGTTCTTAAATACATGTAGTATGCTAAGGCAAACTAACTCTACTATAATCACTCTCATCCCTGAAAAAGATAGCCCTGAATATATTGGGGATTATAAACCTATTGCTTGCTGCAATGTCATCTATAAAGGGATTTCAAAGATTCTGACTAAAAGAATCAGTAgagttttaaacaaaattataaaccctTGTCAATATGCTTTTTTTCCTGATAG AGGAGGTGCTAATAGGCTTTACATTCCCAAACAAGATTATCAACTTGATCATGAATTGCATCAGGACTTGTATGTTCTCAATAATGATCAATGGGAAAATAACTGGATACTTTTCTTAAGGAAAAG GCTCATGGTGCATCACACAAAAACTGGATCTGGTTTTGGTTATCATAAAGAGTGCAGGGACATCAAGTTAAACCACCTTTGTTTTGCTGATGATATGTTCCTCTTTAGTAACGCAGATACTCAGTCAATCAAGATTATGAAAGATACTTTGGAGTCTTTTATAAAGTTTTCTGGCCTGGCTCCCAAGCAGAGTAAGAGCACAATCTTCTTTAATGGAATTTCTGAGCCTTTGAAGATGGAAATTCTCAGTCTTATTGGCTTCACAGAAGGGACCCTTTCAGTCAGGTACTTAGGGCTTCCTTTGGTTACAACTAGACTTTTAAAAACTCACTGCAATGAGCTGATTAACAGAATAACTTATAGAGTGAGTAGTTGGTCCTCCAAAAGCCTCTCTTATGCAGGAAGAATTCAGTTAATTAACTCAGTCTTGATGAGTATGCAGATTTACTGGTGCTCAGTTTTCTTACTGCCTAAAGCTGTCATTCAAGGGGTTGAAGCTGTCTGTAGGAACTTCCTTTGGAATAACCAAAACACTGATAGGAAAGGAGGTTTGGTTAGCTGGAAGAAAATTTGTTGCAATAAGTGCTTTGGTGGTTTGGGCATCAAGTATATGATAACTTGGAATAAAGCTGCTTTGATCAAGCATATTTGGGGCTTAATTAGTCTAAAGCCTTCCTTATGGGCTACTTGGGTCAATGCTAACAAGCTCAAGAGACTGAGCTTTTGGGGGATTGAGAAGCCTTATGATAGCTCCTAG